AACATCATTTCATGTGGGGTGGCGATCCGGTCGGTCGGACTTCCCAATGCCAGGTCGCATCCGAATGTCAGCCATGAGTTATTTCGCGTACAATAATTGATAAGATCGCGGAATGTCTGCGGTTCGGGCGGATTGTTATATTTAACTTTCCCGTTTACCTGTTCTTCAACGATAGCGACCGGTCGGGTGGCACAATTGTCGAAAAAGAAATTGTACCGGTAAACGGCGTTCTCCGGCTGTGCATTGACGATCAGTGCATTCCATATCTTATTGATCTCTTCCGGGGTGAGGTTTAGTACCTGCTCGGTCACTTCGCTTCCCCGCATCTGATATTCTATTATATAATGTGAGAAATTGTACGCAGCCAGTTTATAATCCGTTTCCCCTTTCGTAAAACGATAGATGAAGTTCGGTTTCGAAAAGTCGAAAATGCCATAGTTGAATACAGTATCGAGCTTATATAAAGAATCTTTCACCCGTATGGCCGTATGTCCGTACAAGGTGTACACTTCATCATCGGATGGAGCTGCCGTCAATATGCTGATCTGCGCTTCGTCGCTTAATCTGTATTGCGCCTTTGCCGGGATCAGGCAAAGGAGCAGAAAAAGCAGAAGCAAGTTCTTTTTCATACGATAAATTTTTATCGCACAAAGGTAAAGCTATTTTTTAAATAGAGAAACGATCCATAATAAAACGATGGCACCGACGGTCGACATGACCAGGCTTCCGATGACTCCGTTCACGCTCAATCCCAGCAGTCCGAATAGCCATCCGCCCAATACACCGCCGATGATACCTACTATCAGGTTTACAATCAACCCGAATCCACTTCCCTTTAATATTTTCCCAGCCAGAAAGCCGGCAAGGATACCAATAATAATCGAACCTATAATTCCCATAATAACCTAATTTAGTGTT
This is a stretch of genomic DNA from Parabacteroides chongii. It encodes these proteins:
- a CDS encoding DUF4105 domain-containing protein; the encoded protein is MKKNLLLLFLLLCLIPAKAQYRLSDEAQISILTAAPSDDEVYTLYGHTAIRVKDSLYKLDTVFNYGIFDFSKPNFIYRFTKGETDYKLAAYNFSHYIIEYQMRGSEVTEQVLNLTPEEINKIWNALIVNAQPENAVYRYNFFFDNCATRPVAIVEEQVNGKVKYNNPPEPQTFRDLINYCTRNNSWLTFGCDLALGSPTDRIATPHEMMFLPVYLKDEFEKATIVNPDGSERKLIKQTNRLSEELINDTNTTKEWFTPMLCSMIIFLLVLSITFVEWQRKTYFRLVDCILFFLAGVAGTVLFFLCFISTHPCVRPNWSIVWLQPFDLIAVILFAVKKFRKAAYYYHFINFAALTLLLAGWYFIPQHLNIAFIPLVATLWLRSGYGIYRWRAHI
- a CDS encoding GlsB/YeaQ/YmgE family stress response membrane protein, producing the protein MGIIGSIIIGILAGFLAGKILKGSGFGLIVNLIVGIIGGVLGGWLFGLLGLSVNGVIGSLVMSTVGAIVLLWIVSLFKK